aattgccttggtggaagagtggggtaacatctcacagaaagaactggcaaatctggagcagtccatgaggaggagatgctctgcagtacttaatgcaactggtggccacaccagatactgactgttacttttgatttttacTTCTGAAGGCAATTACCTTCACTATGGAACTATATTTGAACAAACTAGAatggtgataaaaaaaataaaacaacttatatTAACAACTTTGTACAGAATTACATACATTTGCATTTGTGTATTCAATTAGCCTATTTTGGAGTCTTGCAATCTCATGTTCAGTACGGCCACATCCACAATAGCAAACCTCATAGTTAAGAAGGACAATATAGTTATAATAACAGTAATTCTTAAAGTAAACATGGTCACATAAATCTCAAGTATGCTGAGGAGCTGAGTCAGTTaatgcaaatataaaataaactttcATTTCATTAGTACTATGCTGCCCAGTGCAGATATTGGTTGCATAGTCTGATGTTTTTATTccttaaattataaacaaagagGGTATTTTATAGAAGAGACAAGGCCACTGCTGTTCAGGATTATGATGAAGATCTTCAATTGGTCATGTAAATTTCTAGCAGGCACATTGACTCTTAGGAAAAGACATTCTACAAACAGTACtttttcaaatgaataaataaacacatttttatagacAAAAGAGCAATAACCAtacaataaattgttttcttgttTACAGACTGTAATGACATCATCTTGTCTGGGATGGaatcaaaagaaaaatacatttagtttACATTTTCTCAATGTTCTGAGAATTCCCTGCCCTTTGATAACTAGTCATAATGTTAAGGAGACTAATATAGAAATAATAGATTCATAGGATCAAAGTGAAAACGCAAGATATTTATTGATCAATATTTTTTAGCTGACTGTACAAGACGGTCAACACCTACAGTATATTCAGACAGGGACGATTTATttagtctcttttaatacccgtTCTGTTATTTTTGGTCAGATTAATTCAAACACACAGCACAGATGTGGTAAAGAAACTGCACAACTGTTAAATTAACcgccactgttcttaaagagacagtactattTTAGCATATGTTATACATATCAATTTAAATACTTGTAAGTACTACACATTGTggatacaaaaaattaaaaaatttaaaaattaaaacaagcaTGTAACCAAATGTGTAAACTTGCATATATTTAAGGGGGCAGtaatacattatgaaatattttaacttcatcaaactACAAATAttgaacaatgaaaaaaaaaggttCTTACAGCATCTATGTGTAAAAGGTTAAAGAAAATGCGTTTACAGTTAGGCAATAAGAGATGTTAAAAAGTCATTGAAATAGTATAGTTCATTAGGTTTTATTGCTAAAAcaaacagtgttttaaaatagacacccatataatttttttgtaatattgcgtctTAAATTATTACTAAAATGGCAATTTCATTATAGTGTACATGTTACTGTGGTGGGGCGATACTTAAATATGTCACTAGTTAGCGCATAGCGTTTGGGAGGAACTTAAAACCCTTAGGAGGCAAAGGCTGCAGAATATATACTGCAGTCGAGCTGATCACAAACTAAAGTTTCTGCCTCATTGTTTCTGCATATAGGTGGGTTAATATTCCTCAAAATCTCATGCATGTACGCCAGTATAAGGGATAAGAGTGTTGTGAATTCTTGGTGATAACGTGTAATGTTTAGAATTTAGTAGTTTTGCCGTAATGTGTTGAAATAGTGATGTTTAACTATATTCTGCCATGCTAGGCTAGCGCACCTGTTGCTTATGAGGAACCCACAGTACAATAGAAATGCTAATGGTCTCGTTTTGTGTTGTTAACTGATCTGAAAATGCTTTCTGTGCAAATGTGTGTATAACACGTTATGTTAAACGGTTTTCCTGTGTATGTAAGTATAGTAGTTGACTTTAAAAGTGCTGGAAgtacaataattatatataattacacaatGATTTGTGAGTGTGTTACAAGAGTAGTGGTGATATGAGTGGCAAATTCACTAGTTACTCATTGTTAGATTGTATATTGGTGTTTGATGTGCAATGTGATGTAACTGTCGAACTTTGTAAAATGTTAGTTACAATAACCAAATGAGAACAAGTTAGTTTTTTATTGTTCTACTGGTCAATGTGTAATTCATGTAAACTGAAGCACAATGAAAAGTATggacatttatattgtttaagttgctgtgcttttgttttaatgtatttacataTGTTATAATTACTTTAGTATTTTCTGAAGATATGGTGATATCTTGCATACTTGAAAGTACGGTGAAATACCTGATGCTACAACAAGCACTTTGATTTATTACCTCAGAGAGTCAAATGTTAATTTCTTCCTTTGTTGAAACAGAATAAATACTGCAGTcgagctgaacacaaactaaagtTTTTGCCTCATTGTTTCTCCATATAGGATTTAAGAAAACACACCCCCTTAACACCCACCAGGTCAGGGGGGCAACATATGCATGAGTTTGGTGAAACTCAGcaaagagttcaggcagttctggctTGCGCTGCCATACCTTTTCGAACTCATCagcattccattcagaagtgatcatccctataggCTATTTATACCatctttaaaacaatttaaaactttAAGACATGGTTTCATCAAACCAACATTTAACTTTCACCAAGCAGTAAACAGCACACAGCATACAACAGTTTTTTCAGCTATGTTTTAATCATGTTGTTGATGTAGAGGCTCTAGAAAGTCATGTATCAAACATGATACAAAAGATTAAAGAATGGctcaaaaaatgtaattagaaaCATTAAGGCAAAAGGGTTCTATAAGTGGATTGAGGGCCCACTTATAGGCCCCTGTAACATAGTTACAGGGGCCTATTGAGAGGGCCTTGTATAAGCTGTGGGGCCCGCATTTTGAAGCTTATatgaaatatttgttttcaaagaaGACGGTCCAAAAGACCTTGAAGCAAAGGGCCCTACCGGGCCCTGGtaatcaagggcccctgggcactggcccggCCCATAATTCACctatgcattcagaaagtattcaggtCACTTcctattttttcacattttgttatgttgcaggcttatgctaaaatgctttaaaaaaattttttttacatcaatctgcagtccataccccataatgacaaagcaaaacccaGATTTTGGGTTgccaaattctgtctgccaacttgactttggccttttctcaacaTTTCTCAATATTAACTTTTAATTTATGactgaggaattccaggattaaaaatgTGGGTTAACTAGATCCAAATCATATTGCACCAATTGTCTGCTCTTCTACACCTAATATCCTACAATGGTTATAACATAAATAACCTTCTCAATTATGTGCTGGGAAATGGTTTAAGTTTACAGGATTGTGGGGATGAGTAACTTGGTTTGTTTGATGATACAccctttttttctttacaataatCACAACTGTGACAGACACCACCGCCACAAAGActccacacacactgaagataAGAGGCAGTATGTACCAATGTTTCCCATCTCTGCACACAGCATCAGCTGTGTCTGTTCCTGACTTGACAGTTATTTTCCCAAGAGACTCACACCTGTTAAAGAGAGAAGCACTCAAGTTTCAGGTTGCCGTTGTGTGTCTGTGAGAAGCTCTGACATACAAATATATCTCTTGCAAGAAAAGGGCTCCATTTAATTTTCAAACCTATTAAGGCAGAATTTAAACAACCAATGAACAAGTTTCATTTTAACTACTGGTGGAAAGTCAATGTTGTAGGATACATAATACTAACTTTGTATATAATTTGCAGAGAGTACCATCTGAATATGAACCAGCAGGACAGTCCCCACACACTGTATCTCTAAATTCTGTTCCTATAGAAATATAGGCAGAAATTTACAGCATACACCTTTAGTTACGTATCaatttagtgtaaatgtatttgaaaaatatttcaaagtGATTCAAAACTTTTGAATAGAAGTGTGCATCTTGTTCTCCTCTTGACTCACCGGTTTGGTTGATGTATTGTGCAGGTAAGCAATTTGAAAATTTTCTGGCCTTTGAACAGTGCAGCCCATGTGAGTCTAAACAGTAATAACCAGGCAGAGGCTCACATACTGCATCTGATGTCCAATTACATACCTGCTTTACTCTCAGCCCATTACCTGCAAATATagcaaaaaacattcagtcatcCTATGTGTCTAAAAATAGGAATTGTCAGTAGTCTAAAACAAGTTGTCTGTCTAATAGAGCTGAACATAAAACAGATAACAATTTTACGCACTTGCATCACACACAAAACAGGGAAGACACTCTGTTAATCCATTGGGAACATCTGTGTACCTCATCTCAGTGCATGACACACATGTTGTGCTTGTGCTGTCATCACAGTGCTTATAAACTCGATTTCCTAGAAAACATGTCAGACTGCAGTCAAATAGTACAGggtaaatattttgtataatgcaATTAGGGCTGACAAAACCAAATCACATCTAACTTTTCACTGTGATGAGTGTCACTGTATAACTAATGATAATACTGTCAAAAAAAGTGACAACGTCAAGTGAAACATGTACTCATCTTTTGGGACACAGCAGACTTTTGGACTTCCTGTATCTAAGTATATGCACTGCAGTGTCCTTGCTTGATATTAACATTGCaactaaattacattttagttctTATCACATGTGCAGTTGTTGGGAGCTCCTCATTGGTGATTAAGTGCTTAAGTTTATCATGTATTCTCAGCTGCTTGTCCTGGTATTTGCCAGGATAGTGATTCGtgcattatattgttttattgctttagtaaaaaaataaattcaaatataaatgtttccatcCATCTAGCGTGATGTTTGAGCCATCTGAATTTGCTATAGAGTTGGGAGAGGTCTCACCTGAATCACACATTGGACAACATTGTCCATTAATATCATACTCTGCATTGTTACAAACAGCCATACAGAACACAATGTCCATGACGAGGAGAGGCAGGGTTGATAATGGATGAACAGGTTTGCCATGAATCCACATATCAGGTGATGAAAAGAGTCATCACTCAGGTAGAACTGATAAGCCAGGGAGTCATCGGTCTCATTGagctgaaaaaaaaagagaaaaagacatgTGTCAGACcgctttcatttttttaaaagcGTAAATGCTTTGATATGTGCGTTCCTGAATAGCATAGTAGTTTTGCAGTGTTATTGGATACAATTAAAGCGGTCAAAGCAAGGGATCCCCATGTTCACGTGGGTTTCCTCCGGATGCTCCGATTTaccccacagtccaaaaacatgcagaataagtgaattggagactgtAAATTGCACATAGGTGTGAGTGCGagtatgaatgtgtatgtctgtgtgttagccctgtgatggTCTAGCCACCTGTCCATGGTGCTTCCCTGACTTCGGCCCGAGACAGTTgtgataggctccagcactacctgtGACCTAACATAGGACAAGCAGCTATAGAATTGGATGGGTGGATAGAAAGCAAGTGATTTGGTTCTACAGCatatcattaataacattttaatataaatatgctAAAAACTGCTATTTCTTAAACTAAACTGAACAAAACTATGTTTCCTTGCAAGTTTATAGCTATGTTGCAAGAATGTGTGGTTTGTAATCGTATCGAACAGCTGACCAACTGATAAATGTGGTCCTAACACACCGCtctacatacagtacatcagaATTTCACTTACAGTATACAGTGTATGGTTTAAGCATTGCATTTCTAAAAGTTAAACATCTGAATATACTAAACAACTACTAGAAAAGAGACATATACAACATTATAACGGGGAGCTGATTGTAACAGGTTAGTAGTAACAGCACTTGTTCCACAAAACAGCAACTGTTCACACTAGTGAACAaaaactttatatatttatataaaaaaacagtaGTTTTAAATGTCCACTGCAGTGAAAATTAATAAATCTCAGCAAATTATTCTTTAATTTAATGACACTATCTCTGTTTGAACTGTGTTGCTATATACTCTCTAATGTTGCCAAGTCTCCTTTTGGaatctgcagtaaaaccatgCACATTTTTATAGATGTCAGGTTAGAACCCCTGATCAATGGAATTGGCTAGTTGCATAAGATGGTGCTGGTGAGCTTTTTCCAGAGATAGGGTGAATTCCAAATGCCATTTTTGCACCCTTTTGAAGGGCACTGCAGGAAGAGGACACCACACGAAGGGGTGTTCCAAATGAAAGTGAGCAACTCAAGACCTCCAaaaagggcccttccacaaggccGTTAGCGaag
This window of the Xyrauchen texanus isolate HMW12.3.18 chromosome 27, RBS_HiC_50CHRs, whole genome shotgun sequence genome carries:
- the LOC127620624 gene encoding tumor necrosis factor receptor superfamily member 14-like, with the protein product MWIHGKPVHPLSTLPLLVMDIVFCMAVCNNAEYDINGQCCPMCDSGNRVYKHCDDSTSTTCVSCTEMRYTDVPNGLTECLPCFVCDASNGLRVKQVCNWTSDAVCEPLPGYYCLDSHGLHCSKARKFSNCLPAQYINQTGTEFRDTVCGDCPAGSYSDGTLCKLYTKCESLGKITVKSGTDTADAVCRDGKHWYILPLIFSVCGVFVAVVSVTVVIIVKKKRVYHQTNQVTHPHNPVNLNHFPAHN